A genomic region of Candidatus Angelobacter sp. contains the following coding sequences:
- a CDS encoding c-type cytochrome domain-containing protein produces MKNTSALFLLGLAAAGWSVMAADKKVDISKLDLSKLPPAAAKKGVTYAKDIKPLLEASCFRCHGEERQKADLRLDSLEAALKGGEDGKVIVPGDSKKSLLVVAVAQIDDEIAMPPKRKPGGRGGPGGQGGPGGRPPGGTGGGPGGQGGPGGGRGPGGFGPPPKPLTAEQVGLVRAWIDQGAK; encoded by the coding sequence ATGAAAAACACCTCTGCTCTGTTTCTCTTGGGCCTTGCTGCCGCGGGTTGGTCGGTCATGGCAGCCGACAAAAAGGTCGACATCTCCAAACTCGACCTGAGCAAACTCCCGCCTGCAGCCGCCAAAAAGGGCGTCACCTACGCCAAGGACATCAAGCCGCTCCTGGAAGCCTCATGCTTCCGCTGCCACGGCGAAGAGCGGCAAAAAGCCGATTTGCGCCTCGACAGCCTTGAAGCCGCGCTGAAAGGCGGCGAGGACGGCAAAGTAATCGTTCCCGGCGACAGCAAAAAAAGCCTCCTCGTAGTCGCTGTTGCGCAGATCGATGATGAGATTGCCATGCCACCGAAGCGCAAACCCGGCGGACGCGGCGGTCCTGGTGGACAAGGAGGACCAGGAGGCCGTCCGCCTGGCGGTACTGGCGGTGGACCCGGAGGACAGGGTGGTCCGGGTGGCGGGCGCGGACCCGGCGGCTTCGGTCCTCCTCCCAAACCGCTCACTGCGGAGCAGGTTGGATTGGTCCGCGCGTGGATTGATCAGGGGGCAAAATAG
- a CDS encoding alpha/beta hydrolase — protein MKSNLIQLIAFACSAFCALSGTFAAEPTKTVELWPAGAPGEKGNIGGERDMTKPSDELIAGRRVIRLGNVSNPTISIYRPSADKDTGAAVLVCPGGGYYILAMDLEGTEVCDWLNSMGVTGVLLKYRVPKREGLEKYAAPLQDAQRAMGLMRSRAKEWGIDPQRIGVLGFSAGGHLSAALSCNYERRSYPTVDGADSASCRPDFAILVYPGGLVVKEQGDRIAPELSISANAPPTFLVMAADDPVRMENAVLYTLALKNAKVPAELHIYPTGGHGYGLRRTKELVTTWPDRAAEWMRSRGLLERK, from the coding sequence ATGAAATCCAATTTGATTCAATTGATTGCTTTCGCCTGTTCGGCTTTCTGTGCTCTGTCCGGTACTTTTGCCGCTGAACCAACAAAAACCGTTGAGCTTTGGCCGGCCGGCGCGCCGGGTGAAAAGGGGAACATCGGCGGGGAGCGGGACATGACCAAACCTTCCGACGAGTTGATCGCGGGCCGGCGCGTCATTCGCCTTGGCAATGTGTCGAATCCAACGATCAGCATTTATCGCCCGTCCGCGGACAAGGATACGGGCGCCGCAGTCCTGGTTTGTCCCGGCGGCGGCTATTACATTCTCGCGATGGATCTCGAAGGGACGGAAGTGTGCGATTGGTTGAACTCGATGGGAGTCACCGGCGTGCTGCTGAAGTATCGGGTCCCGAAGCGGGAAGGATTGGAGAAATACGCCGCGCCGCTGCAGGACGCGCAGCGAGCAATGGGTCTGATGCGGTCACGCGCAAAAGAGTGGGGGATCGACCCGCAGCGGATCGGCGTGCTCGGTTTTTCCGCGGGCGGCCATCTTTCCGCCGCCTTGAGTTGCAATTACGAACGCCGGAGCTATCCGACGGTGGACGGTGCCGACTCCGCGAGTTGTCGGCCTGATTTTGCGATTCTCGTCTATCCGGGCGGTCTCGTTGTGAAGGAACAAGGCGACAGGATTGCGCCGGAATTGAGCATCAGCGCGAACGCGCCGCCGACCTTCCTTGTGATGGCGGCGGACGATCCTGTGCGCATGGAGAACGCCGTGTTATACACGTTGGCATTGAAGAACGCCAAGGTTCCGGCGGAGCTTCATATTTACCCGACGGGCGGGCATGGTTATGGCCTGCGCCGGACAAAGGAACTCGTTACGACCTGGCCGGATCGCGCTGCCGAGTGGATGCGCAGTCGTGGTTTGCTGGAGCGCAAGTAG